In Gadus morhua chromosome 2, gadMor3.0, whole genome shotgun sequence, the DNA window ATAAAGCAAACTCCCCCTGAAAACTGATAGGACACACGTTCAGTGTGATATATGACATaatggagaggaaaggaaggaacGAGCAGAATAAAATAGGCTTTTAGCTTGTAAAACAACCAGACAAAGAGGCAAGCGCCATATGGACACCATTatacaacataaataactaaatattaGCAATAATATATAAAGGTTTCTGCCGATGTCAAAAGCCAGATAAataataggggggggggggtattattTAAGGATTAACTCAtcattttaaaaacacacaaagctaGCATTAGTTTTGGATCTGGAAACTCGATTGATTGATCAAAATCATAGTTGAGGCTCAAGTGGGTTGACCTATCCACTTGATAGACACAAAGCTCAGACAGCTTGCAGCACAGAAGAGTGGTAGACGCTACACAGTGGCTACACCACACTTTTCCTGCCTCCACATGCCAGCAATCTTTCACGTCGTCATTACAAAAGATGAAATCTACATAAAACTGGTGTTATGAAAGCATGGCACCTTAGCCTCACGTCGTTGAAACATCAGGCAGGAGAGCTGCACAGATTGAATTACTGCCCGTCCCTTTGGAAAAGCAGGtcagacacaaatacacggGTGACCTGCAGTCCCAAGGTGTCCTTGGGCGACGACACCAGCATCCGACCGATAAACCAATTTGTCTCCGTCAGGCGGAGCGTTTCACTTGAACCGGGAGGCCAAACTTAAACAGTAATTGACTCATTGGCGAATCCGTTGAGGTCAACGGTGTCACTTCACAGCCCAGACCACTGCAAAAAACATACAAGTGTGACCGCAATTGAAAGTCTTCATTTACCAACAGACTCTCTTCAAAGAGGCTTCCCTGTATGATGACTGCACACAGGGGCTCATAAAAACGAATTATTGCTCTGCTGTATCATGGCACGGGGAGTAGACTACACTACACAAGATAAGTCCACTACCTGAGCACAGAGAAGGGAGCAGAACCATCATTAGGTGTTACGAGGGgcatctgtgtttgtcctacgatgACGGCTCTCTGAATAGAGTCTCTGTGAACGGTTCAACCCCACAGTCCTGAGGGTTGAATGTTGTATGTGTCCGAGTCCTTCTTTGGTTAGGATGTTGGATGCTGGTTGGATGAGATGCATGAGGATGGCCAATGGCCGTCTTGTCCGCTAAATGAATGTGTCCTAAAGTCCTCTTGCCATGGTAACGGcatcaaggttttttttgttcTCCTGCACTGCACTGATTCTCATTGCCATGACAACGAtaaggctccatggctggcttgCCAAGGATTCACTTTGTGAGGGAATCAATTAACAGAGAAGTAGGCAATAATTCTGTAAGTCAAAATTATCAAATTATTCATAACATCAAGCTATCTGCAAATCTTATGTTCTGTGAAAATAACTAAATCATACACGAATGCCGTATTACGGTGTTATAGGCTGTCCAAACATTTTCAACCCGCCAGCCAAAAGAACAACCATTCAGGGCTAGTTTGGTACATGCCAGCCAGGAAAAATCTCTACAAAAACAGGTTTCCTGATCTGTGCGTGATTGGGCAGTGTTCGGTGCGAGCAACTtagaatttatttttttgcatttgttctttTAAAAACTATTTACAGTTATCAGAATTTCCTCTTAATCTGCTGCTTTAAGTGCATATTCTTTTTTCCTCCCATCATTTTCATCTCCAACACAACTGAGGACAGGAGTCAGCTTTGCAGCTCTGTTAAAATGACACCTGACGACACATGCTCCATAACGGAGGGCTTCAGTCCAATGATCAATAGTCCAATACAGCAAACATAATCAATCAATGGGTAACATTCCCACTATACAGAATGTGTGGCAGCATCTGTTAGCGTCAACAAGAGCCGGTTTAAGGAAAGGGGCCGGGCTTTTAAATAGCAAATGGCCCTTCTTCTCCGCTGCCTCAGCCTCCTCAGAGACCGCCCTGCACACACCGCTGCAGGATGAACTTGGAAGTCCAGGGGTCGCCGCTGTGCTCTTCTTTTAGGGAGCCCCTGGAATCCCCTGCCGCGTTTAACCAAGTGTACCAGCCCAGGTTTGAGGACCTCTTTGACCCAGAGCCACGGAGGCTACTCACACCACTTGGTTTCAAGTTGCCTGTGCCCACCTGCGTATGTACAAGATCATTTCAAATTTATAATCTGCCGTTGGTTAATTTTTGATCAATCAGGGGATCTCTTTCCTGATTGGATCAGTAGATCTTGCCTAAAAAAGATTTGACCTGAAAATGTTCGGGAACTTGCTGAAAATGTGTTTGAGTCTATAGGTTTCTCCTTCTGAAAATGACACATGGCATAATCAAAGTGTAAAACATATGAGGCTGTTTATACTATAGTTCTTCTATAGAAAGGTGACCAAACTGGCCTGCTTACTCCCTCCGCCCTCTTACCTGGAGCCGTCTTGTTCAGTGTTGCTGGAGCTCGACCCCCACACATCAAGCAGGCTCCCGCCCGACGAGGTGGATGACGCCAGGGAGGGCCTCTTGTCCAGAAGTCCCCCCGAACCCCCGCTGGAACTCTTGGTTCGGAATAGCTTGCTGAGACGCACCTTTAAGGACCCCCCCTTCCTTGACTTCCGGTGagtcttctctccctctgcccctcgcCTCCCGACCTCCCCTTCCAGGACGACCAGCGGCAAGGCTGAACGACCCGCTCCCCCAGACGCGATGCCCAGCTTTGGGGTGGTGGCCCGGCTCTGGGGCTGGGAGCGAGATTGGTGCTGATGCTGGGGCCGCTGGCCTTGGTTAGTGCTAGAGGAGTGCAGGGCATTCGGCAAGACATGAAGCCCAGCAAGAGCCGCTGCAGCCTCCGGAGCCTGCGGCAGGATTGGTGTGTACTGGGAGGGCGTAGAGATGCCGGTGGTTGTCGGACGGCGGTCTGCGAGGTGTGTGGCAGAGGGAGGTAACGACACTGCTGCACCCGGTCCAGCCAGCGACTGACGGCAGCTCTGATCGGTACACACCCCCGCCTCCTCTGCAAGTCTGTGGACCTGCTGCATCAAACCACTGAGCGTCCCGCTGGAGAACACAGAGCCGGTTCCCTCCCCACCGGCTGTTCCTTCATCCGTTAGGCcaacacccctctccccctctcccccctggtcaCCTAGCCTGCCCACCTCTTCAGACCCGAGACCCTCGAGAACCAAGAGAGCATCGCTGGTCTCGCTGGGGTCCTCGCCAGGGCCCATCCCCCCAGTAGCTGAGGTCAACACGCCGTGACATGAGCACCGAGTGAGGGGCAGCACCAGGTCCTCTCGaagatcccccccctccctcgcctcCATCAGCTCTGCATGGTGTCCAAGCTGGCCGAGGTGTCGTGCCAAGGCCAGGACAGGATCATCCCCACCAACAGTGCAGTTCTTCATGGGGTCCAAAAGACTCAAGTGTAGGCTCTGGTCCAACAAGCATGGGGGCCACTTAGAGAGGCGGTCAGTCAGTAGCAGACGATGTCGATGGCACAAAACAGAACCTGTGTCAGATTCTAGTGCCTGGACACCCTGCTGTGAGGCCTGGGAGCTTTCCGACGGTACCTTTGATAGTTTTAGAGCTGGGTGCCACTGGAGGTGGTGTTGCTGCTGTgtgcagtcttctgcagaggagATGCAGCGTGTGTTTTCTCTCCCGCTCACCGGTGGTAAGGATAATACACACTGGCTATTTGTTGTTGTGCTACCTGGTACACAGACACTTCCTGATTGAGGTCGTCTCTGTTTTTCTGCGTCCCCGCCACCAGGAACCGAGTTGTGGAGAAACCCAGGGGGAGGCTGCTCTAGCCCGCATTCTAGGATCCCGTCACTCGACCTGAGCAAGTTCTGAAAAACCATCAGCTTCGCTCGCGAGCCGTGGGACCCAGCGCCGTGTGCGTGGGATACAGGGTAGTCCACGAAATGCTGAGCAGCCACGGAGAAGTCCCCGATGCCTGATGGAGGAGAAGTTAGCGGCTCCTCGGACCCTGGTGTTGTTTGACCCAAACACGTCCCGCTGTCCATCTCGCCTTTACCAGGGAGCGGTGAACTGTAATGCGGCGAGTCTGAGCCGAGGCCTGTCGACGGGCTATTACGGTCCAGATCAAACCCGCTGTTGATATTGTTGCCGTGATGACCCAACACGGCTTTGACAGGACCGAACCCCCCGCCTCCAGACATCAAATCATCGGGCTCGTCCAAACGGTCATACTCGGCCGCCGACACCAGGCGCATCAAGACGAAATCCGGAGACATATCTTGTTGCGTGTTATTCATTATTCTCACTTTAGTGGTTCCGTATAGCTGGCTAGGCTAAAACGGTCTCCGTCCTTACATAACATTGATATAAATAAACAGCTAAGTAGCTAGCTTGCTGCAAAGACACCATTCTCCTAGCTAACATTAGCTAGTGACACTAGCTAGGTAGTGTACCGTGAGACAGCCATTTAAAGTTGCCGATCCGTCCACACTGACAATCTGGTACTCAGCGTTGCAGGAACCG includes these proteins:
- the LOC115533042 gene encoding uncharacterized protein LOC115533042 isoform X1, which codes for MNNTQQDMSPDFVLMRLVSAAEYDRLDEPDDLMSGGGGFGPVKAVLGHHGNNINSGFDLDRNSPSTGLGSDSPHYSSPLPGKGEMDSGTCLGQTTPGSEEPLTSPPSGIGDFSVAAQHFVDYPVSHAHGAGSHGSRAKLMVFQNLLRSSDGILECGLEQPPPGFLHNSVPGGGDAEKQRRPQSGSVCVPGSTTTNSQCVLSLPPVSGRENTRCISSAEDCTQQQHHLQWHPALKLSKVPSESSQASQQGVQALESDTGSVLCHRHRLLLTDRLSKWPPCLLDQSLHLSLLDPMKNCTVGGDDPVLALARHLGQLGHHAELMEAREGGDLREDLVLPLTRCSCHGVLTSATGGMGPGEDPSETSDALLVLEGLGSEEVGRLGDQGGEGERGVGLTDEGTAGGEGTGSVFSSGTLSGLMQQVHRLAEEAGVCTDQSCRQSLAGPGAAVSLPPSATHLADRRPTTTGISTPSQYTPILPQAPEAAAALAGLHVLPNALHSSSTNQGQRPQHQHQSRSQPQSRATTPKLGIASGGAGRSALPLVVLEGEVGRRGAEGEKTHRKSRKGGSLKVRLSKLFRTKSSSGGSGGLLDKRPSLASSTSSGGSLLDVWGSSSSNTEQDGSRLQVSRPNSAFSPVSFSPPFTGETVSLVDVDISRRGLNSLHPPTPPPPPRRSLSLLDDFNGPPQQQQQPGGPFLERNMGVSLQSLPPRPLALPPSISTIQHSLSLNDTFLGGLPRPIPLRPDGQQPPPRLGTRPLLCPLSRPDASSFATSLRELEKCGWYWGPMNWEDAEMKLKGKADGSFLVRDSSDPRYILSLSFRSQGVTHHTRMEHYRGTFSLWCHPKFEDRCHSVVEFIERAIMHSKNGKFLYFLRSRVPGLPPTPVQLLYPVSRFSSVKSLQHLCRFCIRQLVRIDHIQELPLPTPLIMYLRKFYYYDPEEETYPPIEEKAKGPKQHTQPGVESQT
- the LOC115533042 gene encoding uncharacterized protein LOC115533042 isoform X2; the protein is MNNTQQDMSPDFVLMRLVSAAEYDRLDEPDDLMSGGGGFGPVKAVLGHHGNNINSGFDLDRNSPSTGLGSDSPHYSSPLPGKGEMDSGTCLGQTTPGSEEPLTSPPSGIGDFSVAAQHFVDYPVSHAHGAGSHGSRAKLMVFQNLLRSSDGILECGLEQPPPGFLHNSVPGGGDAEKQRRPQSGSVCVPGSTTTNSQCVLSLPPVSGRENTRCISSAEDCTQQQHHLQWHPALKLSKVPSESSQASQQGVQALESDTGSVLCHRHRLLLTDRLSKWPPCLLDQSLHLSLLDPMKNCTVGGDDPVLALARHLGQLGHHAELMEAREGGDLREDLVLPLTRCSCHGVLTSATGGMGPGEDPSETSDALLVLEGLGSEEVGRLGDQGGEGERGVGLTDEGTAGGEGTGSVFSSGTLSGLMQQVHRLAEEAGVCTDQSCRQSLAGPGAAVSLPPSATHLADRRPTTTGISTPSQYTPILPQAPEAAAALAGLHVLPNALHSSSTNQGQRPQHQHQSRSQPQSRATTPKLGIASGGAGRSALPLVVLEGEVGRRGAEGEKTHRKSRKGGSLKVRLSKLFRTKSSSGGSGGLLDKRPSLASSTSSGGSLLDVWGSSSSNTEQDGSRLQVSRPNSAFSPVSFSPPFTDDFNGPPQQQQQPGGPFLERNMGVSLQSLPPRPLALPPSISTIQHSLSLNDTFLGGLPRPIPLRPDGQQPPPRLGTRPLLCPLSRPDASSFATSLRELEKCGWYWGPMNWEDAEMKLKGKADGSFLVRDSSDPRYILSLSFRSQGVTHHTRMEHYRGTFSLWCHPKFEDRCHSVVEFIERAIMHSKNGKFLYFLRSRVPGLPPTPVQLLYPVSRFSSVKSLQHLCRFCIRQLVRIDHIQELPLPTPLIMYLRKFYYYDPEEETYPPIEEKAKGPKQHTQPGVESQT